In one window of Helianthus annuus cultivar XRQ/B chromosome 17, HanXRQr2.0-SUNRISE, whole genome shotgun sequence DNA:
- the LOC110924849 gene encoding uncharacterized protein LOC110924849, translating to MSNSTSESLNSTAIPIDSSNPLYLHPSDHPGMILISKSFDGTGFAAWKRGMTIALSAKNKLIFVKENLGQPSDVSQSALWERCNSMVISWILNTLSREIAESVLYTESAHQLWEELNDRYGQANGAKLYQLQKNLCEIHQGNTDIATYFAKVKTNWDELSSLNLVPSCTCGASRIIAKRDEDQRLIQFLMGLNPAYDVIRGSILMMQPLPSINQAYAILTQEETQRGISTTGHFSSESASMNASVHSQSGQYSKFDNKKNLVCSNCKKIGHSTNKCYRIVGFPKDFKFTKTRRGTTNMAFDDGTDTQNQSSQSAPVITTEQYNELLQLLQKSQLTKDSNDTQSIKLIF from the coding sequence ATGTCGAATTCAACCAGTGAATCGCTAAATTCTACTGCAATACCAATTGATTCTTCCAATCCTTTATATCTTCATCCGTCAGATCATCCTGGTATGATTCTTATTTCAAAATCTTTTGACGGAACTGGATTTGCCGCTTGGAAACGGGGAATGACGATTGCTTTATCGGCAAAGAACAAATTGATTTTTGTTAAAGAAAATTTAGGTCAACCTTCTGATGTTTCTCAATCTGCTCTTTGGGAACGATGCAATAGTATGGTTATCTCGTGGATCTTGAATACTTTGTCACGAGAAATTGCTGAAAGCGTTCTTTACACAGAATCAGCACATCAACTTTGGGAAGAACTGAATGATCGATATGGTCAGGCAAATGGTGCAAAGTTATATCAGTTACAAAAGAATCTTTGTGAAATTCATCAAGGTAATACTGATATTGCAACTTATTTTGCTAAAGTCAAAACTAATTGGGACGAGTTGAGTTCGTTAAACCTAGTTCCCTCATGTACTTGTGGTGCATCACGAATTATTGCAAAAAGAGATGAAGATCAACGCTTAATTCAATTTCTTATGGGATTGAATCCAGCATATGATGTTATTAGAGGAAGCATTCTCATGATGCAACCTCTACCATCAATAAATCAAGCTTATGCCATTCTTACTCAAGAAGAAACACAAAGAGGGATATCTACCACAGGACACTTCTCATCTGAATCTGCATCTATGAATGCAAGTGTTCATTCTCAAAGTGGTCAATATTCAAAGTTTGATAACAAGAAAAATTTGGTATGTTCAAATTGTAAGAAAATTGGTCACTCTACAAACAAGTGCTATCGAATTGTAGGTTTTCCTAAGGACTTTAAGTTCACCAAGACAAGACGTGGCACTACAAATATGGCATTTGATGATGGAACTGATACACAAAACCAATCCTCACAATCTGCTCCTGTTATTACCACAGAACAATATAATGAACTGTTGCAGCTATTACAGAAATCTCAGTTGACCAAAGATTCTAATGACACTCAATCTATCAAATTGATTTTTTAG
- the LOC110926070 gene encoding uncharacterized protein LOC110926070 has protein sequence MSQDHQPRYRKPKTHPDPIQPTRPKSTISSILSTFSPTTEDPPTPDNTNTKKKLFTATRFRGLGCTAPAQVSVPAMIRTSANWEGKKVRKKKMKKNKNSASASDDIGGLEISASGNNNNNSNPVMVGSSSSSSSSCLVGPDVWCGPGIGLSTDAANVDCVVSRRPVVVSARGKVDIDKVNVRERVSYGGRRMVHPEDLPFFDTDSGIPHHRLDVFGSRHHRHLRHRSPEGLAEIVMLQGNLLMGGRLDHDRYRDWRLDVDSMSYEELLELGDKIGYVSTGLRDDEIRRCVRKTKPPMNKSSSHISTEIQWKCTICQEEHEEEDEIGKLECGHLYHMYCIKQWLGQKKTCPICKTAVESQQ, from the exons ATGTCCCAAGATCACCAACCCAGATACAGAAAACCCAAAACACACCCAGATCCAATCCAACCGACAAGACCCAAATCCACAATCTCATCCATCCTCTCCACATTCTCCCCCACCACAGAAGACCCCCCAACCCCAGATAATACAAACACCAAGAAAAAGTTATTTACAGCCACAAGATTTAGAGGCCTGGGGTGCACTGCTCCGGCACAGGTGTCGGTTCCGGCGATGATAAGAACATCTGCAAACTGGGAGGGGAAGAAAGTGAGGAAAAAGAAGATGAAAAAGAACAAGAATTCTGCTTCTGCAAGTGATGATATTGGTGGGTTAGAGATTTCTGccagtggtaataataataataatagtaatccGGTGATGGTGggttcatcatcttcttcttcttcttcttgtttggtTGGGCCGGATGTGTGGTGTGGGCCTGGAATTGGGTTGTCTACAGATGCTGCTAATGTGGATTGTGTGGTATCAAGGAGGCCTGTTGTGGTTTCTGCTAGAGGGAAGGTTGATATTGATAAGGTTAATGTCAGGGAG AGAGTCTCATATGGTGGAAGGAGAATGGTGCATCCTGAGGACCTTCCATTTTTCGATACCGATTCTGGAATTCCACACCATCGATTAGATGTATTTGGATCTCGACATCATCGCCATCTTAGACACCGTTCTCCTGAAGGCCTTGCCGAG ATTGTTATGCTCCAAGGTAATTTACTAATGGGGGGAAGATTAGATCATGATCGATACAGAGACTGGAGGCTTGATGTCGATAGTATGTCTTATGAG GAACTGCTGGAGCTTGGTGACAAAATTGGGTACGTGAGTACCGGTTTAAGAGACGACGAGATACGTCGTTGTGTCAGGAAAACCAAGCCACCAATGAACAAGTCATCATCTCACATCTCGACAGAGATCCAATGGAAATGCACCATTTGTCAG GAGGAACATGAAGAAGAGGATGAAATTGGCAAGCTGGAGTGTGGGCATTTGTATCACATGTATTGTATAAAGCAGTGGCTGGGGCAGAAGAAAACGTGTCCCATCTGCAAAACAGCGGTTGAGTCTCAACAGTAG